The Catellatospora citrea DNA segment TGGCCGAGCTGGCCGACGAGGGTGCGCTGGCCGACCGGGACGGCCGGGTCGAGCTGGTCTGGGGCACCGACGAACTGGCCGAGGGCTGGGTCCCGCCGCCGCTGGCGGAGGTGATCCTGCACCGCCTCGCCTGCCTGCCCCCCGCCGTACGCGACGTGCTGCAGACCGCCGCGGTGTTCGGGCGGGCCGTCGATCTGACCGAACTGTCGCAGGTGCAGGGGCGGCCGGTGGCCGAGCTGGCCGCCGTCGCCGCCAGCGCGGTCGAGGCGGGCATCCTCACCGACACCGGCACCCGGCTGGAGTTCCGGCAACCGCTCATCCGGGAGGCGCTCGCCGCCCGGGTGCCGCCCTCGGCCCGGGCCGCGCTGCACCGGCGCGCGGCGCAGTCGCTCGACACCGGCGGGACCGGCGTGGAACGCATCGCCGAGCACGTGATGGCGGGTGAGGACGTCGACGAGCGGACGACGCGGTGGCTGATCGGCGTGGCCGACACGCTGACCGCCCGCGCCCCCGAACTCGCGGTGGAGCTGCTGCAACGGGCGCTGCCGACGGCGACCCGGCGGCAGGCGGCCAGGCTGCGGCCGCAGCTGATCCGGGCGCTGCTCTGGCGGGGCGCGCCTGCCGAGGCGGAACGGCTGGCCCGCGACGCCCTCGCCGCGGGCGACGATCCCGCCTGCGACGGCGAGCTGCGCTGGCTGCTCGCACAGACCAGCTACCGCCGCGGGCACCTGCGCGAGTCGCTGGACGCCATCCAGCAGGCCCTGGCGCTGCCCGGACTGAGCGAGCCCGAGCGCGGGCGCTTCCACGGCTTCGCGGCCGTCTGCCTGTTCTTCCTGACCCGGTTCGACGAGGCGCGGGCCGCCGCCCGGCAGGCGGTGCTGGCCGGCGAGGCGACCGGCGACGCGCGCTGCCGCGGCATCGGCGACTTCGCCCTGGCCATGACGCTGGCGATGGACGGCGACCTGGCGCAGGCGCTGGCCGTCAACGACCGGGCGATCGCCACGCTGACCGAGGGGGTGCAGCCGGACCTGCAGGTCGACCCGTACACCCTGCGTGGCATGTGCCTACTGGAGCTGGACCGGCCGGCCGAGGCGGAACAGGCGCTGGCCACCGCGATCGCCGCCAACCGGGAGTCCGGCGGGGCCTACCTGCCGATGGCCCACACCCTGCGGGCGCGCCTGCTGTTCCTGGCCGGACGGTGGGACGACGCGCTGGTCGAGATCGAGGCCGGGGCCGACCTGCCGGACCTGCTCGGCAGCGCGGTGCGGCTGCGCGGCATGGCCGATCTGATCGCGGTGCACCGCGGCGCGACGGTCGACCCGCCCACGGGCACGGGCACGTCCTATCCGCACCACTTCAGCCGGTGGGCGCGGGCGCTGTGCGTGGAGTCCCAGCAGGGTTCCGCGGCCGCCCTGGAGCTGCTGTCCCCGGCCTGGGAGAAGGCGCACGGGCTGGAGCCGCGGCGGCTGGTCTATCGCGTCTGCGCCGACCTGGCCCGGCTGGCCGTCGCCGCAGGTGACCGGGACCAGGCCCGCGTGCTGGCCCGGGAGGTGGACGAGCTGCTCACCCCGCAGGCGCAGCCGAGCCTCACCGCGACCGCGAAGCTGTGCCACGGGCTGGCCGACGACGACCCGGACCTGCTGCTCGCGGCGGCCGAGGACTACCGCGCGGCGGGCTGGCCGCTCTACGAGGGCAACGCCTTCGAGAACGCGGCCGAGGTGCTGGCCCGCCGGGACCGCCCGGCTCAGGCCCGGCAAGCGCTGGACCGGGCGCTGGAGCGGTACGGCGCGCTGGAGGCGACCGCCGACGCCGACCGCGCCGAGGCACGGCTGCGGGCGGTCGGCGTGCGCCGGGGCGTACGCGGCCCGCGCAAGCGCCCCAAGCACGGCTGGGCGGCGCTCACCACGACCGAGCAGCGCGTCGCGGCGCTGGTGGCGGAAGGCATGTCCAACCCGGAGGTCGCCGCGCAGATGTACCTGTCCCGGCGCACCGTGCAGTCGCACGTGTCGAGCATCCTCGCCAAGCTGGAACTCAACTCACGGGTCGAGCTGGCGGTGCGGGCGGCCGAGCGCACCGCGGTGCGGGCCGGCGGTTAGCCCGCTGCACGAAGACCCGGGCGCGATGGTTCACCGCCGGTTCGCGGCCGCCGGGCTGTCGACCGGAGGCTCGGCGTCCGCCGCGTCGCCGATGACGGACTCGGGGTGGAGCGCGACGTACTCGTCGAGCGTGCCGCTCGCGGCCGCCTGGAACATCAGCAGCGTCTGCGGGCTGATCGCCTGGGTGCCCTTGACCTTGGCCCGGTTGTACATGCCGTTGTTGGTCTTGAGCATGACCAGGTCGGTGGTGGACAGGCCGCGCAGCGTCCAGATGTAGTCGAACAGGTCGGCGTGGCCGGTGTCGAGCTTCAGCGTGCTGCCCGCGGCCTTGAGCAGGGAATTGATCTTGATGGGGTTGGTGATGATCCCGGCCGAGGTGACCTTGTCGCCGACCGCCTTCAGCAGCTGCTGCTGGTGGCGCTGCCGGTCGTAGTCGCCGTACGGGCCGCTCTTGCGCTGGCGCACGTAGTCCAGCGCCTCCCAGCCTGCCATGTCGCGGCAGCCGACGTGGTGCACGTAGGTGTTGGGCAGGAACACCCCGGACTTCTTGCCGTAGGCGTACTGCGGCTTGCCGTCCACCACGACGAAGTGGTCGGACCGGGTCTCGTGGTCGACGCACATGTGCACGCCGTCCAGCTCGTCGACCACGTTCTTGAACGCGTCGAAGTCGACGACCGCCACGCCGTCGAACTTCAGCCCGGTCAGCTCGTGCACCATGTTCGCGGTCAGCGCGGCCCCGCCCTGCCAGCCCTGCCCGTTGCGCGAGCCGTAGGTGTAGGCGGCGTTGGCCCTGGTCCGTGCCCCGTAGAAGTTGGCCGGCGGATACGCCGGGATGTGCACCAGGGCGTCGCGCGGGATCGACATCAGGTAGGCCCGCTCGTGCCCGGCGGGCACGTGCAGCACGATGATGGTGTCGGCGCGGCCGCTGCCCTCGACCCAGCCGTCACGGGTGTCCAGCCCCAGCAGCAGCAGGTCGATCGCACCGCGCAGGGTGCGCCCCTCGACCGTCGGCTCCTTGCGCGCCTCCCCCTCCAGCACCGAGCCGGTCTCCACCGCACCGGTCAGGCTGTGCAGGTAGGACTGGGTGACCAGCGCGCCGCCGAACCCCAGCGCCAGCACGAGCACCATCATCCCGAGCATCAGCACCGCCCACACCGGCAGCCTCCGCCGGCGGGGTCGGAGCGGGGGGATGTCGGGCAGGCCGCGGGGGCTCTCGAGCGGGGTCATCAGTCTCTCCGTGCCGGGGGTCTCCTGGCGAAGGACCATACCAGCCGAAAACTGGCCATTGGCGTGTTTTGTCTCGTTCCCCCGACTCGGGAGGTTTCAGGAGATCCGCACCGGGTACTCGGAGGTCAGAGATATCCGCTATCTCGAAGGAGTGGACATGGGCATCACTGACAAGGTCAGCAACACCGCCGAGAACGTCAAGGGCAAGGCCAAAGAGGCCACCGGCAAGATGACCGACAACGAGCGCCTCGAGGCCGAGGGCAAGATGGACCAGGCCTCGGCGAAGGCCAAGCAGGTCGGCGAGAAGGCCAAGGACGCCATGGGCGACGCCAAGGACGCGGCCAAGGACGCGCTGCGCTAGACGCTCCGAGTTGCCGATCAGAGTTGCCGATAGGAAAGGAGCCGCCCAGCCGGGGCGGCTCCTTCGCTGTCGCGTGCTGCCGTCCGCACGCCGTTGTCGGCTGGCCCGGCAGTGCTCAGTGCTCGGAGCCGGAGAACGGCTCGGGCGGGTTGCGCGGGTCGTGGCGTTCCTCGGTCAGGCGCTCGGTGTCCTCCTGCCGGCGCTGCTCGTCGCGGTGCGCCTCGTCCCGGACGTGCTCCAGGTCGGAACCACCCGTCGGCTCGATCGGCTCGTACTCCTCCGGGCTGTGATCGGTCATGTCCGACTGCATACCCGCGCCACGGCCTGCACAAACGCTTGCGAGGGGGGTGCCGGGTGTATCCTGATCATCTCGGCGACATCCCGTGTTGTGCCCGCCGCAGGCCCGTGGTGACCCTATGATCTGTTGACATGACAGTCAGTGAACAGCTCATCACGGCGAGCGACGAGGAGCGGGCGGACCTTCGCGCCGAGCTGATCACTCTGCTCGACCGCTGGCAGGCCTGGCGCAACGATCCGGCGTACCCGGGCACCGGCCGGGTGGGACCGGCCTGGCAGGCGGGCCTCGACCGGGCCATCGCCGCCACCCGGCAGTCCGTGTACGCACTGCCGCCCGATCACGACCCCAGCGCGCTGGCCGACCTGACCCAGCCCCTGCTGAGCACCTTCTGGGCGCACCGACCGGGTCCGATGGCCGAGGTCGTCACCCAGGTGGCACTGCTGCGGCTGCGCGCCGTCGCGATGCACGGCCGGGTCGCCCGGCAGCTCGCGCAGGAGCCCGTGGGCACCACCGCCAATTGATCGTCAGCCAATTGATCGTCCGGTTTAGCCCCGCCGGGAGACGGGTACCTCATCGGCGATGGGGAGTGTTCCTCGAGTGGGGAGATCGAAGTGCTTGTTCTAGGCCTGATTCTGTTGCTG contains these protein-coding regions:
- a CDS encoding ATP-binding protein, encoding MRPVSPVFVGRQAETDRLRALARQAVAGHGVAVLVEGEPGIGKTSLLDRIAADCADLGMRLLTGAAEDLEQQLPFSAIANCLGIGAATTDPELARVSGLLRGEQAFAQSLAAANHDFVITEAILDLFDEWFAQGPVALLLDDAQWADPQSLVVTHRLGRGIDQQPMLLVVATRSAPRAEAVDALERSLVARGGHVVELAPLPPGEVSTLAHDLLHADTGPRLSRLLATAGGNPMYVTELLAELADEGALADRDGRVELVWGTDELAEGWVPPPLAEVILHRLACLPPAVRDVLQTAAVFGRAVDLTELSQVQGRPVAELAAVAASAVEAGILTDTGTRLEFRQPLIREALAARVPPSARAALHRRAAQSLDTGGTGVERIAEHVMAGEDVDERTTRWLIGVADTLTARAPELAVELLQRALPTATRRQAARLRPQLIRALLWRGAPAEAERLARDALAAGDDPACDGELRWLLAQTSYRRGHLRESLDAIQQALALPGLSEPERGRFHGFAAVCLFFLTRFDEARAAARQAVLAGEATGDARCRGIGDFALAMTLAMDGDLAQALAVNDRAIATLTEGVQPDLQVDPYTLRGMCLLELDRPAEAEQALATAIAANRESGGAYLPMAHTLRARLLFLAGRWDDALVEIEAGADLPDLLGSAVRLRGMADLIAVHRGATVDPPTGTGTSYPHHFSRWARALCVESQQGSAAALELLSPAWEKAHGLEPRRLVYRVCADLARLAVAAGDRDQARVLAREVDELLTPQAQPSLTATAKLCHGLADDDPDLLLAAAEDYRAAGWPLYEGNAFENAAEVLARRDRPAQARQALDRALERYGALEATADADRAEARLRAVGVRRGVRGPRKRPKHGWAALTTTEQRVAALVAEGMSNPEVAAQMYLSRRTVQSHVSSILAKLELNSRVELAVRAAERTAVRAGG
- a CDS encoding LCP family protein, with the translated sequence MTPLESPRGLPDIPPLRPRRRRLPVWAVLMLGMMVLVLALGFGGALVTQSYLHSLTGAVETGSVLEGEARKEPTVEGRTLRGAIDLLLLGLDTRDGWVEGSGRADTIIVLHVPAGHERAYLMSIPRDALVHIPAYPPANFYGARTRANAAYTYGSRNGQGWQGGAALTANMVHELTGLKFDGVAVVDFDAFKNVVDELDGVHMCVDHETRSDHFVVVDGKPQYAYGKKSGVFLPNTYVHHVGCRDMAGWEALDYVRQRKSGPYGDYDRQRHQQQLLKAVGDKVTSAGIITNPIKINSLLKAAGSTLKLDTGHADLFDYIWTLRGLSTTDLVMLKTNNGMYNRAKVKGTQAISPQTLLMFQAAASGTLDEYVALHPESVIGDAADAEPPVDSPAAANRR
- a CDS encoding CsbD family protein gives rise to the protein MGITDKVSNTAENVKGKAKEATGKMTDNERLEAEGKMDQASAKAKQVGEKAKDAMGDAKDAAKDALR